The following nucleotide sequence is from Puniceicoccaceae bacterium.
ATGGAAAACTGCTCGGCGTGTTTACCAAGACCGACCTGCTTCGCCCGGTAAAAACCGAACTGGTGCTCGTCGATCACAACGAAATGAGTCAGGCCGTTGATGGAGCGCGCGAAGTGCGCATCACTGAGGTCATCGACCACCACCGCCTGGGCAATCTCACAACCGAGCAACCCATCCTCTTCATCAACGAACCCGTCGGTTCGACCTCCACGATCGTGGCCAACCTGTTTCGCCGTCATCGACTCAAGATTGCTCCCCATATTGCCGGCATCCTCATGGCAGGCATGATCTCCGATACGCTGTTCCTGAACAGCCCCACCACGACCGATGTGGATCGGGAAATCCTGAAGTGGCTATCTGATCGCTCGGGAGTGTCGCCCAAGGAACTTGCGGACCTGATCTTCAACTCGGGCAGCACGATTTCCTCCGAATCCCCGGAGGGCGTGGTCACAGCCGATTGCAAACACTACCATCATGGCGACATCGAATTCTCCGTTTGCCAGGTAGAAGAGCTGGGGTATGACAACTTCTGGAACTGCTGGAAAGCACTCTACGATGCACTCGAAACCTACCGCGAAAAGAACTCGCTCTTTTTCTCATCGCTCCTGGTCACCGACATCAATCGCCAGAATTCCCTTCTCGTGATCAGTGGAAACAAGGGTTTGATCGAATCCATTTCCTATCCCCATGTGAAGAAAGGCATGGTGTTTGAATTGAATTCCATTGTCAGCCGCAAGAAGCAACTCATTCCCTATCTTACCACTACGCTCAAAAGCATTGGCATTGCCTCCTGATCCTCGCTACCTTTCCCATTTTCGCTCGCAACGCTAACTCAATCCGAAAATCGCCATGAAAGACAACGCCGAGAAACAAATGATCGTGGGCTACGGCATCACCGTCGATGGACGCATCGACAACTGTGATCGCCTCGTGCTCGATGGAAACATGAACTGCGAACTGCACAATGTGAAGAGCCTCATCATCAGTCAGTCCGGCTTCTTCAAGGGCAAGGGCAACATCGAACAGGCAGAGATCAGCGGACGCTTCGAGGGCGAACTTACCGTAGACGGTCACATCACCATCATGGAGTCCGGAAAGGTCGACGGCATGATCACCTACGAATCCATCGAAATCAAACCCGGTGGAAAATTTACCGGACAGATCATTCTCAAGGAACAAAAACCCGCAGGTTCTGATGAATCCGAGGCGAACTCGTCGGATCAGGTAACTTCATCCAGCTACCTCGACAGCGCACTGAAGGGTCGCATCATGGGCAGTAACGCTCCCGCCTCCGACGGGGAGTAAGGGATCGTCCATGCATGACCTGCACATCCACCTTGGCGGTGCCGTGCCATCGTCCGTACTGTGGGAGACCCTTTGCGACAATGGTCTGCAGACCGAATACCAAAACTTTGACAGTTTTCACGAGTCCCTCACGGCCAATGCCCGGGACGTCAAATCCCTGGATGATTTTCTGGGTCGCTATTTCCAACTGACAGAGGAGATTCAATCGTCTCCCTCCGCAGCCAATGTTTCGGCCTATCAGGTTGTAGCCAAGGCCTACCGCCGCGCCCGAGTGCAAAGCCTCGAACTTCGCTTTAATCCCCATAAACGGGTGCGCAGTGGACTGCACACCATGGATGCCATCATCCTTGCGGTGTTGCAGGGCCTGGAAAAAGCAAGTTTGCACTACGGAGTTGCGACCGGCATCATCCTTTCACTGGGGCGCGATCTCCCCATCGAGTCCAACTGGCAAATCGTCGAAGCCGCAATCAAGTGGAAAAGTCATGGTTCCCTCAACGGTGCAAATGGGGTCGTTGGCATCGATATGGCAGGATTGGAATCACGCTCACTCGAACTGCGCGAGTCCTGGCTGGCTGAAATTGCCTCCATGTTCCATCGGGCACGGAAAGCCGGACTGAAACTGACCTATCACGTTGGCGAAAGTCAGGGGACCGGACCTGAAGCCATGTTGCGCGTAATCGAGGCTCTGCAGCCGGATCGCATCGGGCACGGCGTCGAGTTGCGCAATGCCGATGGCAAGCTCAAGCAACACCTCATCAAACTGCTGCGCACTCAATCCATCTGCCTCGAAATTTGTCCCTCGGTAAACCTCGTCACGCGCGTTGTTCCAGATTACCGCACAATTGCGGATCTGATCCGCGAGTTGGCCAGGGAACAGATCCCCTACTGCATCAATACGGACAATCCCTATCTGATTCACACCAACCTGCGCCGGGAGCACGATCTGATCCACCAGGAATTGGGGTCTGATGGCGATGCCCTGATCGCACTGGCGCAGGAGCACGCGCGAAGTCACTCGTTTCTGAAGCTCAGCTGAATACCTGATACCAAACTCACGGAAGCACTCCTCTAAGTGGTGCTTCGGTTTCAGGCTAGTGCTCACAGGCGGCGTAAGCACCCTGTTTTGCCTTGGGAAGCGGTGGAAGAATAACTCAGAGACAGAGTCCTCGGTCCGATTCCTCAATACCAGAAA
It contains:
- a CDS encoding adenosine deaminase is translated as MHDLHIHLGGAVPSSVLWETLCDNGLQTEYQNFDSFHESLTANARDVKSLDDFLGRYFQLTEEIQSSPSAANVSAYQVVAKAYRRARVQSLELRFNPHKRVRSGLHTMDAIILAVLQGLEKASLHYGVATGIILSLGRDLPIESNWQIVEAAIKWKSHGSLNGANGVVGIDMAGLESRSLELRESWLAEIASMFHRARKAGLKLTYHVGESQGTGPEAMLRVIEALQPDRIGHGVELRNADGKLKQHLIKLLRTQSICLEICPSVNLVTRVVPDYRTIADLIRELAREQIPYCINTDNPYLIHTNLRREHDLIHQELGSDGDALIALAQEHARSHSFLKLS
- a CDS encoding polymer-forming cytoskeletal protein, which translates into the protein MKDNAEKQMIVGYGITVDGRIDNCDRLVLDGNMNCELHNVKSLIISQSGFFKGKGNIEQAEISGRFEGELTVDGHITIMESGKVDGMITYESIEIKPGGKFTGQIILKEQKPAGSDESEANSSDQVTSSSYLDSALKGRIMGSNAPASDGE